The proteins below are encoded in one region of Aquisphaera giovannonii:
- a CDS encoding protein kinase domain-containing protein, with protein MLIVCPSCRHAIRLVDVHPGRFMPKCPRCRSTFRMTIPDEPGKSPVVQALEPSAFAEPVANLPEPPGPPLEAAGPLPVAPPEPPEVPEIAWPEVPGPSASPLRLAPLAPGIPRLLGGYLLLRLLGRGPRGPAALAQPLAVAPPEVLKLTDEGRRADRTFRALWAREAFAASFLDHPNLVSVRGIDSARGRDFAAMEWAPGRSVAELIAERGRLDPWLATVLTLQAARGLRAGHAQGLVHRDVKPENLRIDGHGLLKVDDLGLEMTPSLASAIEEDRRRASPADRPATKAPGKTTARPGAAYDVVHPPDEPPPTAAAGSPAYMAPEQAADPLRADGRADVYALGGTFYAMVTGRPPFPGENAVELIRRHREDRLIPPSEFAPGLPRPIGDAIAAMLGKRLEERYPSMAVVVEALEGILGLRGERAPNAAAERDELAEAVRQASPAFGSTAETRLRNKVAAMAAGILLLFVLVLTALGVGSAAAGIGELGAITAILAAVASARLHGSTWPRRAAEVLAGGRRAWIVVPLVGLAALSVVWSHGLFGSSFLIAIAGGMAAAFHVYLDRPAAAGRREALERVRTALVRLRGRGHDEALLRELVAREAGRGGRGLVDRLFGFEARRRVRDRRIERHRGRHRRLLERCEEGRLEAAGLNLLTARRRARREAKAMVLAAAAWHAEREALRASGATAAADAPSLMDRIEWAAADPEPVLEPHEPARSALARRVEGLAALVLGGLPRFVAGMGLAGLLAAWLDARGIVTLNQVRDQVVEIGHAVTRAVRYANVEALRDISWSIRPGWSRFLECPDWPWIPEPFRGRVPAMNVAAAAAMLLFSLFFERRIVAFAAILGAGLALAGPAWGLEIGPLGGLVAGPSQACLGGLLLMVLGVLWPRRKAAPE; from the coding sequence GTGCTCATCGTCTGTCCGAGCTGCCGGCACGCGATCCGCCTGGTCGACGTCCATCCGGGCCGGTTCATGCCGAAGTGCCCGCGCTGCCGGTCCACGTTCCGGATGACGATCCCGGACGAGCCCGGGAAGTCGCCGGTCGTCCAGGCGCTCGAGCCGAGCGCGTTCGCGGAGCCGGTCGCGAATCTCCCCGAGCCGCCGGGCCCGCCGCTGGAGGCTGCCGGGCCGTTGCCGGTCGCCCCGCCCGAGCCGCCCGAGGTCCCCGAGATCGCCTGGCCGGAGGTCCCCGGCCCCTCCGCCTCGCCCCTCCGGCTCGCGCCCCTGGCGCCCGGGATCCCGAGGCTGTTGGGGGGATACCTGCTGCTCCGGCTGCTCGGACGGGGGCCCCGGGGGCCCGCGGCCCTGGCGCAACCGCTGGCCGTCGCCCCGCCGGAGGTCCTCAAGCTCACGGACGAGGGGCGGCGGGCGGATCGGACGTTCCGGGCGCTCTGGGCCCGCGAGGCGTTCGCCGCCAGCTTCCTGGACCATCCCAACCTCGTCTCGGTCCGCGGCATCGACTCGGCCCGCGGCCGCGACTTCGCGGCGATGGAATGGGCGCCGGGCCGGTCCGTGGCGGAGCTGATCGCCGAGCGGGGACGCCTCGATCCCTGGCTGGCCACGGTGCTCACGCTCCAGGCCGCGCGGGGCCTGCGCGCCGGCCATGCCCAGGGGCTCGTCCACCGCGACGTCAAGCCGGAGAACCTCCGCATCGACGGTCATGGACTCCTCAAGGTGGACGACCTCGGGCTGGAGATGACCCCGTCGCTGGCCTCCGCCATCGAGGAGGATCGCCGCCGGGCCAGCCCGGCGGATCGCCCCGCGACGAAGGCCCCGGGGAAGACGACGGCCCGGCCCGGCGCGGCCTATGACGTGGTCCATCCCCCCGACGAGCCGCCCCCGACCGCCGCCGCGGGCTCGCCCGCCTACATGGCCCCCGAGCAGGCGGCCGACCCGCTCCGCGCCGACGGCCGGGCCGACGTCTACGCCCTGGGCGGCACCTTCTATGCGATGGTCACCGGCCGCCCGCCGTTCCCCGGCGAGAACGCCGTCGAGCTGATCCGCCGGCATCGCGAGGATCGCCTCATCCCGCCGTCGGAATTCGCACCGGGACTGCCCCGGCCGATCGGCGACGCGATCGCCGCGATGCTCGGCAAGCGGCTCGAAGAGCGGTACCCGTCGATGGCGGTCGTGGTCGAGGCCCTGGAGGGGATCCTCGGCCTTCGGGGTGAGCGGGCCCCGAACGCCGCGGCCGAGCGCGACGAGCTCGCGGAGGCGGTGCGACAGGCCTCGCCCGCCTTCGGATCGACGGCCGAAACGAGGCTCCGCAACAAGGTCGCGGCGATGGCCGCGGGGATCCTCCTGCTGTTCGTGCTCGTCCTGACGGCCCTCGGCGTCGGGTCGGCCGCGGCCGGGATCGGCGAGCTCGGGGCGATCACCGCGATCCTCGCGGCCGTCGCTTCGGCCCGCCTGCACGGCTCGACGTGGCCGCGGAGGGCCGCCGAGGTCCTCGCCGGGGGGCGGCGGGCCTGGATCGTCGTGCCCCTGGTCGGGCTCGCGGCCCTCTCGGTCGTCTGGTCGCATGGGCTTTTCGGCTCGTCCTTCCTGATCGCGATCGCGGGGGGGATGGCGGCGGCGTTCCACGTCTACCTCGATCGGCCGGCGGCCGCGGGGCGGCGGGAGGCCCTGGAACGCGTCCGCACGGCGCTCGTCCGGCTGCGGGGCAGGGGACACGACGAGGCCTTGCTCCGGGAGCTGGTGGCCCGCGAGGCCGGCCGCGGCGGGCGGGGGCTCGTCGATCGCCTCTTCGGCTTCGAGGCCCGCCGCCGCGTCCGGGATCGCCGCATCGAGCGACACCGGGGCCGACATCGACGGCTGCTCGAACGGTGCGAGGAAGGGCGACTCGAGGCCGCCGGCCTGAACCTCCTCACGGCCCGCCGCCGGGCCCGTCGCGAGGCCAAGGCGATGGTGCTGGCGGCTGCGGCCTGGCACGCCGAGCGGGAGGCGCTCCGGGCCTCGGGTGCGACCGCGGCGGCCGATGCCCCCTCGCTCATGGATCGGATCGAGTGGGCCGCGGCGGACCCGGAGCCCGTGCTCGAGCCCCACGAGCCGGCGCGATCGGCCCTGGCCCGAAGGGTCGAGGGCCTCGCCGCGCTGGTCCTGGGCGGCTTGCCGCGATTCGTCGCCGGCATGGGCCTCGCCGGGCTCCTGGCGGCCTGGCTGGATGCCCGGGGGATCGTCACGCTGAACCAGGTCCGGGACCAGGTGGTCGAGATCGGCCATGCGGTGACTCGGGCGGTCCGGTACGCCAACGTGGAGGCCCTGCGCGACATTTCCTGGTCGATCCGGCCGGGATGGTCGCGATTCCTGGAATGCCCCGACTGGCCTTGGATCCCCGAGCCGTTTCGCGGACGCGTGCCCGCGATGAACGTCGCCGCAGCGGCCGCCATGCTCCTCTTCTCCCTCTTCTTCGAGCGCCGGATCGTGGCGTTCGCGGCGATCCTCGGCGCGGGGCTCGCTCTCGCCGGGCCGGCCTGGGGGCTGGAGATAGGGCCCCTGGGGGGACTCGTGGCGGGCCCCTCGCAGGCATGCCTGGGGGGCCTGCTCCTGATGGTCCTGGGGGTTCTCTGGCCCCGGCGGAAGGCGGCCCCGGAATAG
- a CDS encoding Gfo/Idh/MocA family protein — translation MIKTVVVGYGLAGKEFHCALIRRQAELNLYGVVARDPKVRSLAIREQEVRGFASLDEALDDPLVKLVVLATPHDTHAEMAVRVLDAGRDCVVDKVMALTSAEADRMIAARDRSGRMLSVFHNRRWDWDFATVRRLLAEGRIGQPLLIESAVCRFAPPRSWRGRERESGTILHDWGAHLVDHALQLGLGPCRRLSAWLIDAPWEGVDNGGHGRILMEFDGTLFQAETSRVCRIDRPRWWVVGRDGGIAKFGIDPQEAALRAGDIDRAREPEGHQAIVRTADATGAVHEDRIPSVRAHWDGYYRNIADHLLRGAPLAVTAEEAREVVRVLEAAVESSRTHSMVEGPWGYGSPSPPQARR, via the coding sequence ATGATCAAGACGGTGGTGGTCGGCTACGGTCTGGCGGGCAAGGAGTTCCACTGCGCCCTCATCCGCAGGCAGGCGGAGCTCAACCTGTACGGCGTCGTGGCGAGGGACCCGAAGGTCCGCTCCCTGGCGATCCGGGAGCAGGAGGTCCGCGGCTTCGCGAGCCTCGACGAGGCGCTCGACGATCCCCTGGTCAAGCTCGTCGTCCTGGCGACGCCGCACGACACCCACGCCGAGATGGCGGTTCGGGTCCTCGACGCCGGCCGGGATTGCGTCGTGGACAAGGTCATGGCGTTGACCTCCGCGGAGGCCGACCGGATGATCGCCGCCCGGGACCGCTCCGGGCGGATGCTCTCGGTCTTCCACAACCGGCGCTGGGACTGGGACTTCGCCACCGTCAGGCGGCTCCTCGCCGAGGGCCGCATCGGCCAGCCCCTGCTCATCGAGAGCGCGGTCTGCCGGTTCGCCCCGCCGAGGTCCTGGCGGGGCCGGGAGCGGGAGTCGGGCACGATCCTCCACGACTGGGGCGCGCACCTCGTCGACCACGCCCTCCAGCTCGGCCTCGGCCCCTGTCGGCGGCTGTCGGCGTGGCTGATCGACGCCCCCTGGGAGGGCGTGGACAACGGCGGCCACGGGCGCATCCTCATGGAGTTCGACGGCACGCTCTTCCAGGCCGAGACGAGCCGCGTCTGCCGGATCGACCGGCCCCGATGGTGGGTCGTCGGCCGCGATGGGGGCATCGCCAAGTTCGGCATCGACCCCCAGGAGGCCGCCCTCCGCGCCGGGGACATCGACAGGGCGAGGGAGCCGGAGGGCCACCAGGCGATCGTCCGCACCGCCGACGCCACCGGCGCGGTGCACGAGGACCGGATCCCTTCCGTACGAGCCCACTGGGACGGCTACTACCGCAACATCGCCGACCACCTGCTGCGCGGGGCGCCGCTGGCGGTGACGGCCGAGGAGGCCCGGGAGGTCGTGCGGGTCCTCGAGGCCGCGGTCGAATCGTCGCGCACGCATTCGATGGTGGAAGGGCCCTGGGGCTACGGATCTCCCTCGCCCCCGCAGGCTCGTCGCTGA
- a CDS encoding DUF1592 domain-containing protein, with the protein MPADPCPRRIASALLLLALLPAASRGDDKAGAGPKPAAKPDAAAFESAVRPFLAKHCAGCHGEKKPKGNVSVAALMKEPQAGASRKLWSKVKESVEGTLMPPEDRPQPSKHEVEALVGWIESALNQTDCGRTVDPGRVTIRRLNRAEYDNTIRDLVGVDFRPADDFPSDDVGYGFDNIGDVLSVPPLLMEKYLAAAEDIAGRAIVVGGRPSKPPLKTWEAEALEGPGVSGDGDAQVLASDGEVGVSHAFPQDDAYVIRVRAYGQQAGPEPARMAIRVDGKPLKVVDVPAVQGSPGTYEVREKIRAGNRRVSAAFLNDYYKPDDPDPSRRDRNLAVLSIEVEGPLRAPGSRLPESHRRIVFKTPKKPSEFQDCAVEVVQRFASRAYRRPVTGGELAKLLRFVDLARENGDPFERGIQLAVEATLVSPQFLYRAELNRGRRKGAKDASGVPLNDFEVASRLSYFLWSSMPDEELTRLAVEGKLLAEDNLVKQVRRMLRDRKAGALVENFAGQWLQLRNLKAASPDREQFPSFDEPLRQAMGQESEAFFAAVMREDKSILDFLDCDYTYLNERLAKHYGIGGVSGEKFRMVRLKGRERGGLITQAAVLTVTSNPSRTSPVKRGKWVLEQILGTPPPPAPPNVPQLADDRKEPLKGTLRQRMEQHRSNPSCAACHSRLDPPGFGLENFDAVGAWRDKEAGMPIDASAKLPGGESFRGPAELKAILRSKKDQFTRCLAEKMLTYALGRGLEDFDGCTVDRIVQAVADGRYKFSSLVIAIVKSDPFLKRRG; encoded by the coding sequence ATGCCCGCCGACCCCTGCCCGCGCCGGATCGCCTCGGCACTCCTCCTCCTCGCGCTCCTGCCGGCCGCGAGTCGCGGCGACGACAAGGCCGGCGCCGGGCCCAAGCCGGCCGCGAAGCCCGACGCCGCGGCGTTCGAGTCCGCGGTACGCCCCTTCCTCGCGAAGCACTGCGCCGGCTGCCACGGCGAGAAGAAGCCGAAGGGGAACGTGTCCGTCGCCGCCCTGATGAAGGAGCCGCAGGCGGGCGCGTCGCGGAAGCTCTGGTCGAAGGTCAAGGAGAGCGTCGAGGGCACCCTGATGCCCCCCGAGGACCGGCCCCAACCTTCGAAGCATGAGGTGGAGGCGCTCGTCGGCTGGATCGAGTCGGCCCTGAACCAGACCGATTGCGGCCGGACGGTGGACCCCGGCCGCGTCACGATCCGCAGGCTCAACCGGGCGGAGTACGACAACACGATCCGCGACCTGGTCGGCGTCGACTTCCGCCCCGCCGACGACTTCCCCTCCGACGACGTCGGCTACGGCTTCGACAACATCGGCGACGTCCTCTCGGTCCCGCCCCTGCTCATGGAGAAGTACCTCGCCGCGGCCGAGGACATCGCCGGCCGGGCCATCGTCGTCGGGGGGCGGCCCTCGAAGCCCCCGCTGAAGACGTGGGAGGCCGAGGCCCTGGAGGGCCCCGGCGTCAGCGGCGACGGCGACGCCCAGGTGCTCGCGAGCGACGGCGAGGTCGGCGTGTCGCACGCGTTCCCCCAGGACGACGCGTACGTCATCCGGGTCCGGGCCTACGGCCAGCAGGCCGGCCCGGAGCCGGCGAGGATGGCCATCCGGGTCGACGGCAAGCCGCTGAAGGTCGTGGACGTCCCGGCCGTGCAGGGCTCGCCGGGGACCTACGAGGTCCGCGAGAAGATCCGGGCCGGCAATCGCCGGGTCTCCGCGGCCTTCCTCAACGACTACTACAAGCCGGACGACCCCGACCCGTCGCGACGCGACCGGAACCTCGCCGTCCTGAGCATCGAGGTCGAGGGCCCGCTCCGCGCCCCCGGCTCGAGGCTCCCCGAGAGCCACCGGCGGATCGTCTTCAAGACCCCGAAGAAGCCCTCCGAGTTCCAGGACTGCGCCGTGGAGGTCGTGCAGCGGTTCGCGAGCCGGGCCTATCGCCGCCCGGTCACCGGCGGCGAGCTCGCCAAGCTGCTCCGGTTCGTGGACCTCGCCCGCGAGAACGGCGACCCGTTCGAGCGGGGCATACAGCTCGCCGTCGAGGCCACGCTCGTCTCCCCCCAGTTCCTCTACAGGGCGGAGCTGAACCGCGGCCGGAGGAAGGGGGCGAAGGACGCCTCCGGCGTCCCGCTCAACGACTTCGAGGTCGCCTCGCGGCTGTCCTACTTCCTCTGGAGCAGCATGCCGGACGAGGAGCTGACGAGGCTGGCCGTGGAGGGCAAGCTCCTCGCCGAGGACAACCTGGTCAAGCAGGTCCGGCGCATGCTGAGGGACCGCAAGGCCGGGGCCCTCGTCGAGAACTTCGCCGGCCAGTGGCTCCAGCTCCGCAACCTGAAGGCCGCGAGCCCGGACCGCGAGCAGTTCCCGAGCTTCGACGAGCCCCTCCGGCAGGCGATGGGGCAGGAATCCGAGGCCTTCTTCGCCGCCGTCATGCGCGAGGACAAGAGCATCCTGGACTTCCTGGACTGCGACTACACCTACCTGAATGAGCGATTGGCGAAGCATTACGGGATCGGCGGCGTCTCCGGGGAGAAGTTCCGGATGGTCCGCCTGAAGGGCCGCGAGCGGGGCGGCCTGATCACGCAGGCGGCCGTCCTCACGGTGACGTCGAATCCCTCGCGCACGTCCCCGGTGAAGCGGGGGAAGTGGGTGCTGGAGCAGATCCTCGGCACGCCCCCGCCCCCCGCGCCGCCGAACGTCCCGCAGCTCGCCGACGACCGGAAGGAGCCCCTCAAGGGGACGCTCCGCCAGCGGATGGAGCAGCACCGCTCCAACCCTTCGTGCGCCGCCTGCCACAGCCGGCTCGACCCGCCGGGCTTCGGCCTGGAGAACTTCGACGCCGTCGGGGCCTGGCGGGACAAGGAGGCCGGGATGCCGATCGACGCCTCGGCGAAGCTCCCCGGCGGCGAGTCGTTCCGGGGCCCGGCGGAATTGAAGGCGATCCTCCGGTCGAAGAAGGACCAGTTCACCCGCTGCCTGGCGGAGAAGATGCTCACCTACGCCCTGGGCCGCGGGCTCGAGGACTTCGACGGCTGCACGGTGGACCGGATCGTGCAGGCGGTGGCCGACGGCCGCTACAAGTTCAGCTCGCTGGTGATCGCGATCGTCAAGAGCGACCCGTTCCTGAAGCGGCGCGGCTGA
- a CDS encoding DUF1552 domain-containing protein yields the protein MMKARPISRRAVLRGAGTAIALPFLEAMGPPALASAAAGAPRTKRLAFLYIPNGVHMDDWRPKEEGPAFRLPPTLEPLRPFRDKLLVLSGLEQHNSEALGDGPGDHARALCCFLTGVHPLKTDGANIHVGISADQVAAQAVGEQTRLASLELGIDRGGQSGNCDSGYSCAYSSNISWRSPTTPMAKEINPRAVFDRLFAGFGKKGTEAEQRKRDLYRKSILDFALEDAQQLRGRVGLNDRRKLDEYLTSLREVEKRIARADLGKADLPPGVTRPSGVPQDYAEHVRLMFELMALSFQTDTTRIATFMYANEGSTRPYPSIGVPEGHHDLSHHGGDRRKHEKLKKINRLHVELLAQLLGRLQSIREGEHSVLDNTTLVYGSGISDGDRHNHDDLPVLVAGTGAGTLKTGRHIAYSPRPLNNLYLSLLDRFGVKTDRLGDSTGRLENLDG from the coding sequence ATGATGAAGGCCCGCCCGATCAGCCGCCGCGCCGTACTCCGAGGGGCGGGGACGGCCATCGCCCTCCCCTTCCTGGAGGCGATGGGCCCCCCGGCGCTGGCCTCGGCCGCGGCCGGCGCGCCCAGGACGAAGCGGCTGGCCTTCCTGTACATCCCCAACGGCGTCCACATGGACGACTGGCGGCCGAAGGAGGAGGGGCCGGCGTTCCGGCTCCCGCCGACGCTCGAGCCGCTCCGGCCGTTCCGGGACAAGCTGCTGGTCCTCTCCGGCCTGGAGCAGCACAACTCCGAGGCCCTCGGCGACGGCCCCGGCGACCACGCGCGGGCCCTCTGCTGCTTCCTGACGGGCGTCCACCCGCTGAAGACCGACGGGGCGAACATCCACGTCGGCATCTCCGCCGACCAGGTCGCGGCGCAGGCGGTCGGCGAGCAGACGCGGCTCGCGTCGCTGGAGCTCGGCATCGATCGCGGGGGGCAGTCCGGGAACTGCGACTCCGGGTACAGCTGCGCCTACTCCTCGAACATCTCCTGGCGTTCGCCCACGACGCCGATGGCCAAGGAGATCAACCCCCGGGCCGTCTTCGACCGCCTCTTCGCCGGGTTCGGCAAGAAGGGCACCGAGGCCGAGCAGCGGAAGCGCGACCTCTACCGCAAGAGCATCCTCGACTTCGCCCTGGAGGACGCCCAGCAGCTCCGCGGCCGCGTCGGGCTGAACGACCGCCGCAAGCTCGACGAGTACCTGACCTCGCTCCGCGAGGTCGAGAAGCGGATCGCCCGCGCGGACCTCGGCAAGGCCGACCTGCCCCCCGGCGTCACCCGCCCCTCCGGCGTGCCCCAGGACTACGCCGAGCACGTCCGCCTGATGTTCGAGCTGATGGCCCTGAGCTTCCAGACCGACACGACCCGGATCGCGACGTTCATGTATGCGAACGAGGGGTCGACGCGGCCCTATCCGTCGATCGGCGTCCCCGAAGGCCACCACGACCTCTCGCACCACGGCGGCGACAGGAGGAAGCACGAGAAGCTCAAGAAGATCAACCGCCTCCACGTGGAGCTCCTCGCCCAGCTCCTGGGCCGGCTCCAGTCCATCCGGGAGGGCGAGCACTCGGTCCTGGACAACACCACGCTCGTCTACGGCAGCGGCATCAGCGACGGCGACCGGCACAACCACGACGACCTGCCCGTCCTCGTCGCCGGGACCGGCGCCGGCACGCTGAAGACCGGCCGGCACATCGCCTATTCCCCCCGCCCGCTGAACAATCTGTACCTGTCGCTCCTCGACCGGTTCGGCGTGAAGACCGACCGCCTCGGGGATAGCACCGGGAGGCTCGAGAACCTGGACGGGTAG
- a CDS encoding serine/threonine-protein kinase has protein sequence MSRPEPLSAASASLSSLVARAADEFLERLDRGERPDVEAFASRYPEVADVLPQILPVLTMLQDFKPDASSRLANLVEAGDLGDFRLLREIGRGGMGIVYEAEQAALNRRVALKVLPVSPGLSSRQLARFQIEAQVAAVLNHPNIVPIYSVGCDRGVHFHAMRLIDGPSIAEVLRGERRLDPGGAGALRGGGAIGPRDAARMARQAADALEHAHSLGIVHRDIKPGNLLLDGSGNLWVSDFGLARLQGVSDLTVSGDMLGTLRYMSPEQAAGGRMLDPRTDVYALGVTLYEMLTGVPPFDAADRHELLRQITHDEPTPVRQRDSAVPRDLETIVQKAMAKDPAHRYASAADMAEDLGRFLEDRPILARRPTLTERVSRWSRRHHRSMVVGGAFLAVLSLALVGGMAVLWKARQGAQAALADARKARNWEREALAFTFTASDQITSRALSMMAATGQKLSQQEREFCRVALDYYKQIATRYREDAEMRRAAAAALHRIGFIGMLLGEPDADQAYARSIDLYSALLGKAPGDRELRSEFCTLLGDRVLLNRKNGNLARAVECLEMLLPIQEGLVREFPEAANYLVSLCYRQAELMQVMEETARRDAADSIRPVLSRNVELALGLDGGNARVWNNLAWVLGNHPSAAPQDIVIALRLARAAVSRAPEDGTVWNTLGVMSYRAGDLDGAVAALEKSMKYRDGGDPYDWLFLAMVKHQQGRHEDAMHWFGRVDPWMAGHPAMASNAEIGRFQAEARKLLRLEPITFQGAGPAFMGLPFLAP, from the coding sequence ATGAGCCGCCCGGAACCCCTCTCCGCCGCGTCCGCCTCCCTCTCCTCGCTCGTGGCCCGCGCGGCCGACGAGTTCCTGGAGCGGCTCGACCGCGGCGAGCGGCCCGACGTCGAGGCGTTCGCGAGCCGGTATCCCGAGGTCGCCGACGTCCTGCCCCAGATCCTCCCCGTGCTGACGATGCTCCAGGACTTCAAGCCCGACGCGTCCTCGAGGCTGGCCAACCTCGTGGAGGCCGGGGACCTCGGGGACTTCCGGCTGCTCCGGGAGATCGGTCGCGGCGGCATGGGCATCGTCTACGAGGCCGAGCAGGCCGCGCTGAATCGGCGGGTCGCGCTCAAGGTCCTGCCGGTCAGCCCCGGCCTGAGCTCCAGGCAGCTCGCCCGCTTCCAGATCGAGGCCCAGGTCGCCGCGGTCCTGAACCACCCGAACATCGTCCCGATCTACTCCGTCGGCTGCGACCGGGGGGTGCACTTCCACGCGATGCGGCTGATCGACGGCCCGTCGATCGCCGAGGTGCTCCGCGGGGAGCGCCGGCTCGATCCCGGCGGCGCCGGGGCCTTGCGCGGCGGCGGGGCGATCGGCCCCCGGGACGCGGCCCGCATGGCGAGGCAGGCGGCCGACGCCCTGGAGCACGCCCACTCCCTGGGGATCGTCCACCGCGACATCAAGCCCGGCAACCTGCTGCTGGACGGCTCCGGCAACCTCTGGGTCAGCGACTTCGGCCTGGCCCGGCTCCAGGGCGTGAGCGACCTGACCGTCAGCGGGGACATGCTGGGCACCCTCCGCTACATGAGCCCCGAGCAGGCGGCCGGGGGCCGGATGCTCGACCCGAGGACCGACGTGTACGCCCTGGGCGTCACCCTCTACGAGATGCTCACGGGCGTCCCCCCGTTCGACGCGGCCGACCGCCACGAGCTGCTCAGGCAGATCACACACGACGAGCCCACGCCCGTCCGCCAGCGGGACTCGGCCGTCCCGCGCGACCTGGAGACGATCGTCCAGAAGGCGATGGCCAAGGACCCGGCGCACCGCTACGCGTCCGCGGCCGACATGGCCGAGGACCTCGGGCGTTTCCTCGAGGACCGGCCGATCCTGGCCCGCCGCCCGACGCTGACGGAGCGGGTGTCGCGGTGGTCGCGGCGGCACCACCGGAGCATGGTCGTCGGCGGGGCGTTCCTCGCCGTCCTCTCGCTCGCGCTCGTCGGCGGGATGGCGGTGCTCTGGAAGGCCAGGCAGGGCGCCCAGGCGGCGCTGGCGGACGCGAGGAAGGCGCGGAACTGGGAACGCGAGGCGCTCGCCTTCACGTTCACCGCCTCGGACCAGATCACCTCCCGGGCGCTGTCCATGATGGCGGCGACCGGGCAGAAGCTGAGCCAGCAGGAGCGGGAGTTCTGCCGGGTCGCCCTGGACTACTACAAGCAGATCGCGACCCGGTACCGCGAGGACGCGGAGATGCGGCGTGCCGCCGCCGCGGCGCTGCACCGGATCGGCTTCATCGGCATGCTGCTGGGTGAGCCGGACGCGGACCAGGCCTACGCCCGCTCGATCGACCTGTACTCGGCCCTGCTGGGGAAGGCCCCGGGCGACCGGGAGCTCCGGTCCGAGTTCTGCACCCTGCTGGGCGATCGGGTGCTCCTGAACCGCAAGAACGGGAACCTCGCCCGGGCGGTGGAGTGCCTGGAGATGCTGCTGCCGATCCAGGAAGGGCTGGTGAGGGAGTTCCCCGAGGCGGCCAATTACCTGGTGAGCCTCTGCTACCGCCAGGCCGAGCTGATGCAGGTCATGGAGGAGACCGCCCGCCGCGACGCGGCCGACTCGATACGCCCCGTCCTGAGCCGGAACGTCGAGCTCGCCCTGGGCCTGGACGGCGGGAACGCGAGGGTCTGGAACAACCTCGCCTGGGTCCTCGGGAACCACCCGAGTGCGGCCCCCCAGGACATCGTCATCGCCCTCAGGCTGGCCCGCGCGGCGGTCTCGCGGGCCCCGGAGGACGGCACCGTCTGGAACACGCTGGGGGTCATGAGCTACCGCGCCGGGGACCTCGACGGGGCCGTCGCGGCGCTCGAGAAGTCGATGAAGTACCGCGACGGCGGCGACCCCTACGACTGGCTCTTCCTGGCGATGGTGAAGCACCAGCAGGGGCGGCACGAGGACGCGATGCACTGGTTCGGACGGGTCGACCCCTGGATGGCGGGCCATCCGGCGATGGCCTCGAACGCGGAGATCGGCCGGTTCCAGGCCGAGGCCCGCAAGCTGCTGCGGCTGGAGCCGATCACCTTCCAGGGCGCCGGCCCCGCGTTCATGGGCCTCCCCTTCCTGGCCCCGTGA
- a CDS encoding sigma-70 family RNA polymerase sigma factor — translation MAEHDPRECERTIELLRQARDGDPDALENVFGRHRDELRRAVARRLDPALRGRIDPSDVVQEAHIEALERLPEFVARRPMPLRNWLLRTALQKLLKLRHHALAGRRDVARESRLAVGDGPGPGDDTVPIPSAGPSPSQEVATRERAARLGRALGELQPADRSILELRTYQGLSFAEVADRLGIEPAAARKRFGRALLRMRAILVADGLTESTL, via the coding sequence ATGGCCGAACACGACCCGCGGGAGTGCGAGCGGACCATCGAGCTGCTCCGGCAGGCCCGGGATGGCGACCCGGACGCCCTCGAGAACGTGTTCGGTCGCCATCGCGACGAGCTGCGGCGGGCGGTGGCCCGCCGGCTCGACCCGGCACTCCGGGGGCGTATCGACCCGTCCGACGTGGTCCAGGAGGCGCACATCGAGGCCCTCGAGCGCCTGCCCGAGTTCGTCGCGAGGCGGCCGATGCCCCTGCGGAACTGGTTGCTCCGCACGGCCCTGCAGAAGCTGCTGAAGCTCCGCCACCACGCCCTCGCCGGCCGTCGCGACGTCGCCCGGGAGTCGAGGCTCGCGGTCGGCGACGGCCCCGGCCCGGGCGACGACACCGTGCCGATCCCGTCCGCCGGGCCCAGCCCCTCGCAGGAGGTCGCGACCCGCGAGCGGGCCGCGCGGCTGGGTCGGGCCCTGGGGGAGCTGCAGCCCGCGGACCGCTCGATCCTGGAGCTCCGGACGTACCAGGGCCTGTCGTTCGCGGAGGTCGCGGACCGGCTCGGGATCGAGCCGGCGGCGGCCCGGAAGCGGTTCGGGCGGGCGCTCCTGCGGATGCGGGCCATCCTCGTCGCCGACGGGCTGACGGAGTCCACATTATGA